A genomic region of Jeotgalibaca ciconiae contains the following coding sequences:
- a CDS encoding histidine phosphatase family protein has protein sequence MRRVLYLMRHGETLFNQQKKIQGWSDSPLTEKGRRQAMIVREYFIKNKINFDGAYSSTSERACDTLELVTDRDYRRIKGLKEWNFGTMEAEHEYLNPLLPYEDFFVAFGGEGELAFRERISNSLVKIMKEDQGEVILAVSHGAVLRQFMRQWAHTSKVDQKERLGNCCLLKFEFMDEAFKLLEIINHDYSAL, from the coding sequence ATGAGGAGAGTTTTATATTTAATGAGACATGGAGAAACGCTGTTTAACCAGCAAAAGAAAATCCAAGGGTGGTCTGATTCCCCATTAACAGAAAAGGGAAGAAGACAGGCAATGATTGTGAGGGAATATTTTATTAAAAATAAAATTAACTTCGATGGCGCTTATTCGTCCACTTCTGAACGAGCATGTGATACCTTAGAGCTGGTAACAGACAGAGATTATAGAAGAATCAAAGGATTAAAGGAATGGAATTTTGGAACAATGGAAGCTGAACATGAATATTTGAATCCACTTTTACCATATGAAGATTTTTTTGTAGCTTTTGGAGGCGAAGGGGAGTTGGCCTTTAGAGAAAGAATTTCAAATTCCTTGGTAAAAATAATGAAAGAAGACCAGGGCGAAGTAATACTGGCAGTTTCTCACGGAGCTGTGTTACGCCAATTTATGAGACAATGGGCACACACAAGCAAGGTTGATCAAAAAGAACGTTTGGGAAATTGTTGTCTTCTGAAATTTGAATTTATGGATGAAGCTTTTAAGCTTCTTGAGATTATTAATCATGACTACTCAGCGCTATAA